Proteins encoded together in one Solanum lycopersicum chromosome 7, SLM_r2.1 window:
- the LOC104648420 gene encoding uncharacterized protein: MQYDDSKSQDMIERKIMNAPAGQGTVRMLTREEWESVQEVRPRTPFESKLARPNAKLRTGEPLKMEDVKDWTIDVITDALTRAEECAIRGSN, translated from the exons ATGCAGTATGATGACTCAAAGTCGCAAGATATGATTGAGCGAAAAATAATGAATGCGCCTGCTGGTCAAGGAACAGTTAGGATGCTTACCCGCGAGGAATGGGAATCAGTTCAGGAAGTGCGACCAAGAACTCCGTTTGAATCTAAACTAGCTCGTCCAAATGCAAAGCTTAGGACAGGGGAGCCTTTGAAGATG GAAGATGTCAAGGATTGGACAATAGATGTTATAACTGACGCACTAACACGAGCTGAAGAATGTGCTATACGAGGATCGAACTAA
- the LOC101264948 gene encoding uncharacterized protein: MGRGRGKGKKLTDDPGSDEEEKIPPQKRRGRPTKSLKDDIDEEAVEMIEEEDDSELGIQNLEINGNKRRRNTRVKEKHDSVKEENGNGTTDESNTASRHRRKNKPRRAAEAGVECN, translated from the coding sequence ATGGGTCGAGGTAGAGGAAAGGGTAAGAAATTGACTGATGATCCAGGAAGTGATGAGGAAGAAAAGATCCCTCCACAGAAGAGGAGAGGAAGGCCAACAAAATCACTCAAAGATGACATTGATGAAGAAGCAGTTGAGATGATTGAAGAGGAGGATGATTCTGAGCTTGGAATTCAAAACTTGGAGATCAATGGGAACAAGAGGAGACGGAATACTCGGGTGAAAGAAAAGCATGATTCAGTAAAAGAGGAAAATGGTAATGGAACAACTGATGAATCCAATACTGCTTCCCGTCATAGGCGGAAAAACAAGCCTCGCCGTGCTGCAGAAGCTGGTGTTGAGTGCAACTGA
- the LOC101265658 gene encoding pentatricopeptide repeat-containing protein At5g59600: MKLYLLSPINLSVSGFGLLLQKCLKDKLLQPCKQIHALMLTSHTDMNALSLNSKLIGAYASCGDLGSAELVFQRTTNLNIFAFNWMISALAFHGYPEKSIGYFSLLQQSRTIPNKYTFALVLKVCVGLMDLNKGKEVQSMIYRMGFESELSVANSLINMYGKCGSTEYARLVFNVMVERDIVSWTSMIYSYANVGKIEESFILFEKMRLEGIKPNDFTWNVMIAGYARRGDCDTAFMLLSKMSEEGLTPDLVTWNAMVSGYVQSHRSTEALALLQEMLDAGVKPNEITLTGLLPVCGLIDSAYTGKEIHGLAYRLELFANVFVASALIDMYSRCGSVEDAWNVFSSVPLKNVASWNAMISCYGKHGRIEHAIKLFEKMQYEGVLPNEVTLTSLLSACSHGGLVEKGLKIFWSMEESYGIRARKEHYACVIDLLCRVGRLEEAYNIVKDMAIEVTDSIVGAFFSGCKVYARRDLAEKMAKDILQMDLKKPEGLVALSNIYAAEGEWDNVENVRNMMKDKGFNKMPGSSWL; the protein is encoded by the coding sequence ATGAAATTGTACCTCTTATCCCCAATCAACCTGTCTGTAAGCGGTTTTGGCTTGTTACTACAAAAATGCTTGAAAGACAAGTTGCTGCAACCGTGCAAGCAAATTCATGCATTAATGTTAACATCACACACTGACATGAATGCTTTGTCATTGAATTCCAAGCTCATCGGTGCCTACGCAAGTTGCGGGGATCTAGGTTCTGCTGAGCTTGTGTTCCAAAGAACAACAAACCTGAATATTTTTGCATTTAATTGGATGATTTCAGCTTTAGCATTCCATGGCTACCCTGAGAAATCCATTGGGTACTTCTCTCTTCTTCAACAATCAAGAACTATTCCGAACAAGTACACATTTGCTTTAGTGTTAAAAGTATGTGTTGGTCTAATGGATCTGAACAAAGGAAAGGAAGTGCAGAGTATGATATATAGAATGGGATTTGAGTCAGAGCTATCGGTTGCCAATTCCTTGATTAATATGTATGGCAAATGTGGCAGTACGGAATATGCTcgtttagtttttaatgtaatGGTCGAGAGAGATATTGTATCTTGGACATCAATGATATATTCATATGCTAACGTGGGGAAAATTGAAGAAtcctttattttgtttgaaaaaatgaGGTTAGAAGGCATAAAGCCTAATGATTTTACATGGAATGTAATGATCGCTGGATATGCTAGGAGAGGAGACTGTGACACAGCTTTTATGTTACTCTCAAAAATGAGTGAAGAGGGGTTGACTCCAGATTTGGTTACCTGGAATGCAATGGTCTCAGGGTATGTTCAGAGCCACAGATCAACTGAAGCTCTAGCATTATTGCAGGAAATGTTGGATGCTGGAGTGAAGCCTAATGAAATCACGCTCACTGGGCTTCTGCCAGTCTGTGGGTTGATTGACTCTGCATATACAGGGAAAGAAATCCATGGCTTAGCATATAGATTAGAGCTTTTTGCTAATGTCTTTGTCGCTAGTGCTCTCATTGACATGTACAGTCGATGTGGGAGTGTAGAAGATGCTTGGAATGTTTTCAGTTCTGTTCCTTTGAAGAATGTTGCATCATGGAATGCTATGATAAGTTGTTATGGGAAGCATGGCAGAATAGAACATGCAATCAAACTTTTCGAGAAGATGCAGTATGAAGGAGTGCTGCCTAATGAAGTAACCTTAACTTCTCTTCTTTCTGCATGTAGTCATGGTGGTTTAGTTGAGAAGGGTTTGAAGATCTTTTGGTCCATGGAGGAGTCTTATGGCATTAGAGCAAGGAAAGAGCATTATGCTTGTGTTATTGATCTTTTGTGTCGTGTCGGGAGGCTGGAGGAGGCTTACAATATAGTCAAAGATATGGCAATAGAAGTTACAGATTCAATTGTTGGTGCTTTCTTCAGTGGCTGTAAGGTCTATGCAAGGAGAGATCTTGCTGAAAAGATGGCTAAGGATATATTACAGATGGACCTGAAGAAGCCTGAAGGTCTTGTAGCCCTTTCAAACATTTATGCTGCTGAGGGAGAGTGGGATAATGTTGAGAATGTGAGGAACATGATGAAGGACAAAGGATTCAATAAGATGCCTGGTTCCAGTTGGTTGTAG
- the LOC101265253 gene encoding heterogeneous nuclear ribonucleoprotein 1: MGSRKNDYGDGASPGKIFIGGVAKETTREQFVKYFEKYGEIIDSVIMKDRQTGRPRGFGFITFADPTVVDTVIAENHIINDKQVEIKRTIPKGSADSKDFKTRKIFVGGIPTTMTEDEFKNFFSKFGKVTEYEIIRDHVSKRSRGFGFIVFDNEEVVDNLLAEGNRMDMMGTQVEIKKAEPKKPSNPASAPAYGSNSRGRGFGDSYGGFADSYSGYDSGGFGPAPYRSFGSRYGDYGYSGRYGDFGSSEFGGGYRGDPSLGYSSRFGSYAGGYGGGYSSSGLGAYGRGGGYGGYGGAGPGAGYESGPGAAYESGSGAGYGGSGGLYGSRGGYSGSGRYHPYSR, encoded by the exons ATGGGTTCCAGGAAGAACGATTACGGCGATGGCGCTAGTCCGGG AAAAATCTTTATTGGAGGTGTAGCGAAAGAGACGACGCGAG AACAATTTGTGAAGTACTTTGAGAAGTACGGGGAGATAATAGACTCGGTGATTATGAAAGATAGGCAAACAGGTAGACCCAGAGGTTTTGGGTTCATCACTTTTGCGGATCCAACAGTTGTAGACACTGTTATTGCTGAAAACCATATTATCAATGACAAACAA GTTGAGATTAAAAGAACCATCCCGAAAGGGTCTGCTGATTCAAAGGATTTTAAAACAAGGAAGATATTTGTTGGTGGCATTCCAACTACCATGACTGAAG ATGAATTCAAGAACTTTTTCTCCAAGTTTGGGAAAGTAACAGAGTATGAGATCATACGAGATCACGTGTCTAAGCGTTCTAGAGGCTTTGGATTTATTGTGTTTGACAATGAAGAAGTAGTTGATAATTTGCTGGCTGAGGGAAATAGGATGGACATGATGGGTACTCAG GTTGAGATCAAGAAGGCAGAACCAAAGAAACCCTCAAACCCAGCTTCTGCTCCTGCATATGGTAGTAATTCTAGGGGGCGTGGATTTGGTGATAGTTATGGAGGATTTGCTGATTCATATAGCGGTTATGACAGTGGAGGTTTTGGCCCTGCTCCTTATAGGTCATTTGGATCTAGGTATGGTGACTATGGATACAGTGGTAGATATGGAGACTTTGGCAGTAGTGAATTTGGTGGTGGTTACCGTGGAGACCCCTCTCTTGGTTATTCCAGTCGTTTTGGCTCGTATGCTGGTGGTTATGGTGGGGGATACAGTAGCAGTGGGCTAGGAGCATATGGCCGTGGAGGTGGTTATGGTGGTTATGGGGGAGCTGGCCCTGGTGCTGGTTATGAATCTGGCCCTGGTGCTGCTTACGAATCTGGCAGTGGTGCTGGTTATGGTGGATCAGGAGGTTTATATGGAAGTAGGGGAGGGTATAGTGGCAGTGGCCGTTACCATCCTTACTCCAGGTAG